In Gimesia panareensis, the genomic window TAGATCATGGCCCCCTGGACTTTCTTCTTCAGACTCTGGGCCCGTTCCTTGAACTCAGCCAGACGCTGCAGAATGATTTCGAGGGCACCGCCGGCCTCCCCGGCTTTCACCATGTTGACGTACAGGTTATCGAAACACTTGGGCTGTTTCGCCATCGCTTCAGAGAGTGTATTTCCCGACTCAATGTCTTCGATCACACCATCCAGCGACGCCTTAAGCGGCCCCGGCTTGGCCTGAGACTCCAGAATCCGCAGACTTCTGAGAATCGGCAGACCCGCGTCCTGCAGCGTGGACAGCTGACGGGTAAAGGTACAGAGCTGCTTGGGCCGCACACCGCCAATCGAAAAGCCGCCCTTCTTGGGACTGGCCTTCTTGGCAGCGCCACCTTTTCCACCTGCGCCTTTCTTCTGTTTTTTGCCGCGGCCTTTTTCAGCAATTTTGGTAACGAAAAAGCCCTTCTCTTTGATCATGGTCTGGGCATCGGCTTCGGAAGGCGCTTCGATGGTGTCTTTCACCTCGAGCCCTGTGTTATCCATGGCCTCATACTGATAAACCGGCATGGCGTTACTCCGTCATTAGTCGTCTAAAAATGTGAGTGTTCTGTGTTTGCCTTCTGGCATGAAGTTAATCAATGTCTTCCATGACGGTTTCACGCACGACTTCGTCGATCGTGGTGACCCCGTCAAAAATCAGTTTCAGCCCGGCTTCACGCAACGTGGTCATTCCCTGGCTGCGTGCCATATTGCGAATGTCGTCTACCGAGGCGTCCTCGGTAATCAGGTCGCGAATTTCATCGGTGACATCCATGAGCTCATACAGACCGGTACGGCCCTTGTAACCCGAGTTGTTACAGGTGGCGCAACCTTTCCCGTAGTAGAAGCTGTACTGCCGCGCCTGTTCAATGGGCAGCTGAAGTTCCATGAGCAGCTCATCGCTGGGTTCAAACTCGGTACGGCATTCCTTACAGATCGTTCTTACGAGACGTTGTGCCTGAATCGCTTCGACCGTTGCGGTAATCAGGAAGGTCGGGACCCCCATATCACGCAAACGGGTAATCGCCGACGGTGCGTCGTTGGTATGCAGCGTGCTGAACACAAGGTGTCCGGTCAACGCACTCTGCACGGCGATTTCCGCGGTTTCGTAGTCACGAATCTCACCAATCAGAATCTGATCGGGATCGTGTCGCAGAATCGCCCGCAGCACCGAGGCGAAGGTCACATCGATATCGGGATTCACAGGAACCTGAATCAGACCGTCGATGTCGTATTCGATCGGGTCTTCCGTGGTGATGATTTTTTCTTCAATGACGTTGAGTTCGTTCAGGGCCGAATAGAGCGTGGTGGTTTTGCCACTCCCCGTCGGGCCGGTCACCAGCACAATCCCGTTGGGACGATGGATCATCTCGCGGAAACGGGAGAGTGTATTGGGATCCATGCCGATTTTATTCAGGTCGAGCTGCACCACCGTCCGGTCCAGCACTCGCATAACGACTGCTTCGCCAAAGAGGGTCGGCAATACACTGACACGCAGGTCAACCGGGTTCCCCCCCACGTTCAATTCGATACGACCGTCCTGAGGCAGGCGGCGTTCGGCAATGTCCAGATCGGCCATAATTTTAATACGTGATACGATGGCGTTCGCCAGGTGGCGGGGCGGAGGCACCATTTCATACAGAACGCCATCCGCACGCACGCGGATTTTGAACTCGTCTTCGAAAGGCTCCATATGAATGTCACTCGCCTGATCCTTGATGGCCAGCAGCATGACCATATTGAGCAGCTTGCGAATCGGGGCGGCATCGACAAGCTCATCAGTATCGGTGATGTTGTAGACGTTTTTACCGGTCTCCTCCCCCAGCTCATCTTCGATGGCACCGATGACATCTTCGATGCTGTCCTGATGCTCGGAATAATGGCGTTCAATCGCCTCTTCCACTTCTTTCAGATTGGAGACCGCACCGCGGACATCATATCCCAGAAAGTTGCGCAGATCGTCGAGTGCGGCCACATTCTGCGGATCCGCCATGGCGACGGTTAACACGTTATCTTTCAGAGAAACCGGCATGATTTTATAAATCGAGGCCATGGTTTCCGGCACCAGTTCCAGCACCTTGGGAGGAATATTGGTTTCACTCAGTTCGACAACGGGCATCCCCCACTGTTCGGCGAGCGCCTGGGTCACCTGCTCGTCGGTGACCAGCCCCATCCGGATCGCCACCTGGCCGATGACTTCCCCCGGACTCTGCTTCTGCTCTTCCAGAATATCCCACAACTGGTCTTCTGAGATATATCCCAAATCGACCATAATTTGACCAAGGCGTCGTGCTGCCATGTGTGTCTACCTCTGAATTAACACCAAGTTTTATTCCAAACAGAATACCGTGATTTTTCTGTGCCGGTCTTCCGCGTTGATCTCAATCCTCAAAGTCGTCATCATCATCCTCGTCATCATCGTCTTCCAGCAGCCCTTTCTTGGCCATCGCAATCTTGGCTTTCAGCTCACCCGGGTTATTCGAACGGATGACGACGTCCTCTTCTTCGCATAACCCGTCACGCCAGAGATTGAACAAGGCATCGTCCAGCAGCTGCATTCCGAACTTTCGCCCGGTCTGGATACTGGAGTTGATACGATAGGTTTTGGCTTCACGAATCAGGTTCGCGATCGCGGGAGTGACCACCAGCATTTCATAGGCGGCCACCAGCCCCTTGGGCTTTTTGGGCATCAACGCCTGACTCAAAATGCCGATGATTGACGAAGAAAGCTGGGTGCGGATCTGGTCCTGCTGACTGGTGGGAAACACGTCAATGATACGGTCAACCGTTCCCTGGGCCCCTGTCGTATGCAGCGTTCCAAACACCACGTGCCCCGTTTCTGCCGCAGTAATCGCAGCAGAAATCGTCTCCAGGTCACGCATTTCCCCCACCAGGATCACGTCCGGATCCTGTCGCAGAGCACGTCGCAGCGCTTCCGGGAAGGTAGGAACGTCCACACCGATTTCACGCTGGTTGATGGTCGATTTTTTATGCTGATGATAATACTCGATGGGGTCTTCCATCGTGATGATGTGATGGTCCATCGTATCATTCATATGGTTGATCATACTCGCCAGACTGGTCGTCTTCCCGGACCCCGTCGGACCGGTCACCAGAAACAGACCACGGGGGCGTTTGAGCAGATCGCCAATCACTGTCGGCAGACCCAGCTGCTCGAAAGTCAGGAACTCGTTTGGAATTCGACGCAGCACCATACCAATATGGCCACGCTGCTTGAAGACGGAAACACGAAATCGTGCATGTTCACCAAAGGCGAATCCGAAGTCCGTTCCTCCGACCTCCTGCAGCTCCTGCTGGTTTCGCTCGGGGGTGATACTTTTCATCAAAGCCACGGTATCGTCGGGCTCCAGACTTTTGGTTTCCAGACGGACCATGCGACCGCCCACACGTACAACGGGAGGCTGTCCGGTAGTGATGTGCAGGTCACTCACCTTCTCTTTAACGACGGTCTCCAGTAATTTATCAATCTGAACTGTTGCCATCCAAAGTACTTTCTGAAAACACTAAGTTTGGATATGGAGCGTGTTCGACGAAGATCTTCAGCCAAGACGATCAACACCTGAAATCACCGATCATTCTTCGATTTGAGGTAATCCCTTTCTCAGAACGATCATGAACTTCCGGCTTTCCGTGAACCACCTGACGAAACAAGATATTTGAGAACAAGTTAACGAAAATTAGATAAGACAATTTAGAAATGGTTTTATGAATTTCGGACTGCACCTGGGTGCGAATCTGAGGTAATTATCCGGTAAGTCCTGGCAAAACTCAACAAAATCAGGGAATTTAGATCAATATCTTCACATGAAAAGTCAGTCCCTCGCATCAGGAGCGACGTCGTGTCTACTCCTGAAATCACAACACCAGGCGGCAAACAACACACCGGAATCAGCTCTCCAGCCCCTTGGCCAGCTTCATTGCTTCCGCCAAGGTAGTAATCCCTTGCAGCGCCTTGTCAGTGGCGTCTTCCGCCAGTGATTTCATACCGAACAAACGTGCCTGTCTCCGGATATTTTGAGAAGCCTCACTGCGAAAAGTCATTTCACGTATAGCGGTATTCATCATCATCAGCTCGAAGACCGCTTTCCGACCTTTATATCCGGTATGTGAACAAGTCTTACACCCTTTACCCCGATTGAAGATCGCCCCTTCCAGCTGACTGGGGGTGATTCCGAGGTACTCCAGCTCCCCTGGATCGGGTGAATATTGCTCGACACATTTACCACACACCACTTTCACAAGACGCTGTGCCATGACCGCCATTACACTGGATGCCACGAGGAACGGTTCTACACCCATATCAATCAAACGTGTCACAGATCCGGGCGCATCGTTCGTATGAAGGGTACTGAATACCAAGTGTCCTGTTAAAGATGCTTGAATTGCCATCTCAGCAGTTTCTTTATCACGAATTTCACCCACCAGAATCACATTCGGTGCCTGTCGCAACATGGCACGAATAATTCGTGAGAAATCCAGTCCGATATTGTGCTTCACTTCCACCTGGTTGATCCCGGGCAGGTAGTATTCGACCGGATCCTCTGCCGTGATGATCTTCTTGTCGGGACGATTCAGTTCCCCCAGGGCACTGTACAAAGTTGTCGTTTTACCACTCCCTGTGGGGCCAGTCACCAGGAAGATCCCGTTCGGACGCCGGATGATGGTCTGGAAGCGTCGGTAGTTCTCTTCCGAGAAACCGAGGTTCCGGATCCCCACTTTAATGTTGTCCCGGTCGAGGATACGCATGACCACCGCCTGGCCATGGTTGGTTGGCAGAATACTGACGCGAAGGTCGAAGTCTTTACCACTGATCGTCGTCTTAATTCGACCGTCCTGGGGGCGCCGTTTTTCAGCAATATCCATTTTGGCCATAATTTTGAAACGGGAGACCAGTGCCGAGAGCAGACGTCGGGGCGGACTGTCCCGCTCAATCAGCGAACCGTCAATCCGATAGCGAATCCGGATTCGGTCTTCGAAGGGTTCCACGTGGATATCACTGGCCCTCATATTCACAGCCTCACTGATGATCAGGTTCGCCAGTCGAATGACGGGGGCACTCTCATCCTCTTCTTCAACGCTGGTCGAAGTCGCCAGTTCGGTCGCCGTAATGTCGATCTGGGTTTCTGTGAATTCCTTCAGCATGGTATCGACCGACTCGGTTTCACTCTGACCGTAGTGCCGGTTGATCGCGGACTGGATGGCCTCAATCGGCGCCATAACGACGTCGATATCACGGTTAATAATGAACCGCAGCTTGTCCAGAACTTCGTACTTCATGGGATCGTGCAGGGCAATCTGCAGAGAGTCGCCCTTCATCCCCACGGGAATGACCGTATTTTCCCGGGCCATGGACTCGGGAACGAGTTCAATCACGGACTGGGGGATTTCCATCCCCTCCAGTTCCACAAATTCATAGCCATACATTGAGGCCTGCGCCTGGGCGATCACCTCGGCCCCGACGTACCCCAGCTTCACTAATGCTTCACCGGGCGAAATTCCCATGGAACTGGCCAGACTTGAGGCTTCGTCCAGTTGCGCAGGACCAAGATACCCATCATCGACTAACTGTTGCATCCAATCATCGGCCATTCAATTTCTCCACGGAATAGATTCAGACCTCACCAGCGAGGCTTTCAGTTTGTCCCATAACGCATGCAGGGAATCAAGACTCTGGTTCCATCTGGTATGTGAATTTTCTATGAACTCAGGGCGATTCGCTCAGCCGTAGCAGGTTCCCGTTACTACTACAGCATCTATCAAACCCAGCTCAACTGAGTTGACTGATCTCGGTTATCCATATTTCGTTGAGGAATAGGTCTCGCAGATATGTCGAGCAGGAATTGCCTATTTTTAATTTTGAGGTGAAGCAGGAAGAGTGTCAAGCATGTAAATTGCTATACAAAAATACTTGGAAGAGTTTTCCCAGACTGGTTTTACGCCGGAATCCACTCCCCTCCCTTCACTCATCGTCTATAACGGGGATCAGACTGAAAAAGAAACCGCCAGCTCCTGCATTGCAGAGAGCGATGTCTCAATCTGCGACACTGTTGTAAAAGGCCCGGGACTGAAACGGATCGTGCCTCCCCACTCCTGAGAATGAATGGAGCGATGAATCCGGGGAGCGCAATGCAGGCCGGCCCGGATCTGAATCCCGAAGTTCTCATCCAGAATCGATGCCAGCACCTGGGGTTCCACACTCTGATTGACCAGGCTGACGACGCCCACACGCTCTTCGGGCTGCAGAGGCCCTGGCAGCTCAAAACCGGGGAGTGCTCGAAACCCTTCCAGCAGCAGGCCCGTCAATTGCTGTTCATGCTGCCTCAGATCGTCGATGCCCCGCTGTTTCAGGTATTCCAGCGCGGCTTTTAAGCCAACCAGCCCCGGTGTGTTGTGGTTACCGGCCTCATACTTGTCGGGCTGCGTCAGGGGCTGTGTCTCTTCTTCGCTGCTGGTCCCGGTCCCCCCCTGTCTCAGGCTCTCGACCTGATCCGCGAGATCCGCACGGATGTAAACCAGCCCCGTTCCCAGGGGCCCCAGCAGCCCCTTATGCCCGGGACACGCCAGAAAATCGATCGGCTGATCAGAAACATTCAGGGGAATATGTCCTACAGACTGGGCAGCGTCCACAAGAAACAGGACACCGGCCTTTCGCGCGATCTCCCCCACTTCATTAATGGGTTGAATACTGCCGGTCACATTGGAGGCATGATTGAGAACGATCAACCGCGTATTCTCGCGCAGTGCCTCTTTGAAGGCGCTCGGATCCACTACGGACTGTTCATTCGCAGGAACGTGGGTCACTTCCAGTCCCCAGCGCTGTTTGAGCGTCTGCAGCGGTCGCAGCACGGAATTGTGTTCGACGTCTGACGTGATGACATGATCGCCGGGCTTGAGCACGCCATGAATAATCGTATTCAGGCTGTCGGTGCCATTAAAGGTAAAGCTGACTTCTTCCGGCCGGGCCGCCCCCAGAACTTCCGCAGCCAGCTTGCGACACAGATCGATTTCGGACTGTAATTCAACCGATTTTCGATAGGCACCACGGCCGACAGGTGCGCCACAGTCTCGACTGTATTGATCCATGGCGGCATAAACGCTATCCGGCTTGGGATAGCTTGTGGCCGCGTTATCCAGGTAGATCAGCTGCTCGTTCATGATTCATTCACCTGGCGGTAGAGTGCCGCAGTCTCAGCCTCCGATGGAATACATGGGACGATCCGGCTGAATAAACCGAGCGGTATTGATTTCGTGCCCCTCTTTTTTGGAGGCGATACTGTTCTTGACTGCCGCGATGATCTCGGCATCGGGTGCCTCGGTCCGGAACAGTTTACGGATGTCGGTTTCGTCCAGACTGAAAAGACAGTTCCTCAGTTTCCCGTCCGCGGTCAAACGGAACCGGTTGCAGCTCATGCAGAACGGATTGCTGATGGAGGCGATAAAACCAATCCGTCCGACGCCATCTTCGAACACGAAGTCCGACGCCGGTGCGTTTTTGTCGGCCTGTTCGACGGGAACCAGGGGCATAATCCCCTGCGTGAGGATATCGCGAATCTCCTGAGCGAACAGAACTTTCTCCCGCTCCCATTTATTATCTGCGTCCAGGGGCATGAATTCGATGAAACGGATTTCCGCCCCGCTCTCGCGGGCCAGCTGACCGAAGGGAACAATTTCGTTTTCAGTCAGGTTCCGGATGGAGACCGCATTAATTTTGACCGGATCAAAGCCGGCAGCATGTGCGGCGCGAATCCCTTCTCTGACTTTCTCATACTCATCCCGCCGGGTGATCTCCTGGAATTTTTCCGCGTTCAACGCGTCCAGACTGATATTGATCCGCCTGAGCCCCGCATCATAGAGCGGCTGTGCGTATTGCGGCAACAGGATGCCATTGGTGGTAATCCCGATATCCTGGATCCCGGGAATGTCGGCAATCATTTTGACCAGTTCAGGAATGTTTTTGCGAACCAGCGGCTCCCCCCCGGTGAGGCGGATCTTGTTGACGCCCAGCGGAACCACCAGCTTGACAAAGCGTACGATCTCCTCAAAAGAAAGAATCTTGCTGCGGTGGACAAACTGCACATCTTCCGAAGGCATGCAATAAAAGCAGCGGATATTACAGCGATCGGTCACGCTGATTCTCAAGTTGTTATGAGCCCGCCCGAACGAATCGATGAGCTGATTCTGCAATTCCATCACTGCCTCTCGCGTTTGACGTCGGCTGAACGCTGACTTTGCTGTTTTGACTTAACGTCCTGTATCTCTATTATAGTCACTCTCTGTTGTCCCACAGGGATTATTCTGCGCTGATTCCGGGATGCTCCCATTCAGTGGTCCCATCTGACCAGTTTTCTTTTTTCCAGATGGGAACAATCTCTTTCAGACGATCGATCAGGAATCGCCCGGCTTCGAACGCTTCACTCCGATGAGCCGAACTGACGGCGATCGCCACGCTGATTTCCCCGAGTGTCAGATGCCCCACGCGATGTTCAATGCCTATCGAATGGACTTCCCACTGGGCGCGGGCTTCATCGATCAACTGCTGCATCGTTTTGTACGCCATTTCGGGATAAGCTTCGTAGTCGAGGGCAACCGTCTGTTTACCATGGGTCATTTCCCGAACCGTTCCCATAAACAGCACTACGGCCCCGCAGGCATTTGAACGGACCTGCTCGGTCAGAGCGGCGTAATCAATCGATTCCTCAACAATCGCGATCGAGTCGGGCATGATGCTCCCAGTAGTAAAAGTTCTTCAGTATCTGATCAATCTGGCTAGCCACCGCTCACAGGTGGAAAACAGGCAATTTCCTGTTCTGCATTCAATGGCTGTTCTTCGCCGGCGTACGCATTATCGACGGCAATTAACAACTGACCGCTTAAAGACTTCAGTACGGGATACTGCTCTGCAATCGCAGTCCGCAGCCAGGCGACCGTCATCTCGTCAACGGCATGCACACTGATTGTATCACTGCCGGCCAGCTCCCGGGCGCGGGCAAACAAGCGGACCTGAATGGAAGAGGCTGTCATGACACTACCAGTTTTTTCTTCTGGGGCTGCAAAGACCGTTCAATTTCCGGCATGAGTCCATAAGAAAGTGCCAGTAGCTTGATCGGGTGGATGGTCGGAATCGAAGATTCCTGCTCCATCTGCATTTTGCAACTGCTGCATTCCGTCGCACCCGCATGAACGTTTGTTATTTTCATGTGCTCGATCAGTTCCTGACCGATCAGTTTGGACGTCTCGAAGGTCTCCCGGGCGAGACCATAAGTCCCCGCCATGCCGGAACACCCTTTTTCAATTGTATTCACCTGCAGCTCAGGAATCAAAGCGAGAAGCTCTTTTAAAGCCGACCGCGTCGATAAGGCCTTGATATGACAGGGTGTATGATAATCCAGCTCCAGTGAGAGTCGTCCAAAATCAGTTCGCAGGCGTCCCGCTTCATGCCGCTCCCAGAGATAGGCACCCGCTTCCAGAACCTGACTGGCAATGACCTCGCTCTCTTCCCCGGGGACCAGCATCGGATATTCCTGCTTGAGACAGATCGCAGACGCGGGTTCGGGACAGACGATGCGATGACCTTCGCGGGCAAATTCACTCAGAATCTGGATGTTTTCCTTCGCCAGGCTGCGGGCGGCAATCAGGTCGCCAGCCGAGACCATCGCCATGCCTGAAGCGAGCTGCAGCGGCGGAATGTAGACGGGAATCTGATTATGCTGCAGAATGGCCAGCAAGGCATGTGCCAGCTCAGGGTCATGATAGTTGGCGTAGTAATCCACGAAAAAAATGACGAGATCGGGATCACTGCCTGGCCGGGGGCGTTTCGTCAGCCTGCGGGGAACCGAGCGCAGAAAGGATCTGCGGGAAAACAGCGGCAGCTTGCGGTGCCGATGAATGCCCATCATTTTTTCCATCACCCAGCGGGCCGTCGAATTATTGATTGCCCAGTTGGCGGCCATGGAGAGTGTGCTGCCCAGGGGACCAAACGAATGCGCGCGGGAGAGAATCCAGTCGGTATGATCGAGCCCGTTGGCCGAGACGTACGCGGCCTTGGCTTCGATGGCCATCTGGGGAATATTGACCGAAGAAGGACAATCGAGCACGCACTGCTTGCAGTTCACGCAGGTATCCGCGAGGCGTTTGGTATCCTGGGAAGAAAGTTCGTTGGGGTGAATGGCCCCCGAAAGCAGCCCGCGGAACAGGTTGGCCTTGGCACGGGGCGAGGCTTCTTCCACCGGCTCGATGCGAAACACGGGACACATGCGGGAACCGTCATCCTGTCGGCGGCAGGAGCCACAGCCGTTGCAGCGACTGGCTTCGTTCTGCAGTTCCTGCGGTGTCCAGTTCAGCTGCAGGTCGACCAGTTCGGGAAACTTCTCGGGAACCGGACGGAGATTGCGGATCGTCACGTGCGGGTCGTCGTTGATAATCTTCCCGGGATTGAGCAGGTTGTGCGGATCAAAAATGTCTTTCACTTCACGGAAGACACGATACAGATCGCCGTACTGAGAACGGAGAAATGCGGTCCTTGCGAGACCATCGCCATGCTCACCGCTGATCGTCCCGTTGACGGAAAAGACGGTCTGATACAGATCGCGGGCGATGCCTTCCAGAATCGGGGCGTTCTTCTCTGTGAGTGCGGGTAAAAAGGGGCGGAGGTGAATCTGTCCTGAGGCGGCATGCGCATAGAACGTCGCCGTGACCTCGTGTCGCTGAAAGACTTTCTGAGCTTTCTGTGAGAACTCATTGAGTCGTTCCGGAGGAACCGCAATATCTTCCACAAACGGCTGCGGGCGCGATTCTCCGGGGAGGCGACTGAGCGAAGGTACGACTTTCTGCGGCAGCGACCAGAGGAAATCGACCTCGTCCGGCTGATGGGTTTCCATCGCCACAACGACGCGGGAGTTGATGTTTTTCACAGCCAGGGTCACATTATGCAGTCGCTGCTGGACCTGCGAATCACTGAAACCGACCTGCTCTACCAGCAGCGCTGCTTCCGCCGCGGGTGAAATCAGTGCAGCAAAGCGGGGATCGGCATCCCGGGCCAGCGACAACAGCCGACGGTCGAGCAGATCACAGGCGGAGGGCTGTTCGTGAACAATGGTCTGCACCGCTTTGATCGCTGAAGAGAGATCGCCGAACAGGAGCAGCGCCACGCCCCGATGTGCAGGCAGGGGAGAGACGTGCAGGATGGCCGAGGTAAACAGCCCCAGGGTCCCTTCCGAGCCCACCAGCATCCGCGCCAGGTTGAGATGCTGTCGGGTCCTGATCCCTTTCAGAAAATAACCGCTGCAGTTGGGAATGCCGGAACGCTGTTTTTCCTGAATCAGCTGTGCATTATCGGTGAGCAGCTTGGACATTTTGCTCAAAATCGTCCGCCGCGCCTGCTCGCCCCGCACTTCCGGAGAAGGCTCGCTGAGCAAAGAAGTACTCGAACCGGCGACGGGCTGGTTGAGGATCGACAGACTTTCATTCCCGACGTCAAAGCAGGTTCCATCGGCGAGCACGACTTCCAGCCGATTGACGTGGTCGCGCGTTGAGCCGACGCGGATCGCACGTGAGCCAGCCGCATCGATGGCCAGCATGCTGCCGACCGTGGTCACTTCCGTATTGGACGGGTCGGGAGGGAAATAGAGCCCCAACGGTTTCAGGTAGCGATTCAACTGGGCATGAACTACACCAGGCTGAACCAGAACCAGGTTGTCATTGAGCAGTTCAAACCCGGTCATGAACCGCGAACAGTCGATGACGATCCCGGTGCCGATCGCATCGCCCACCAGACCGGTACCGGCCCCGCGGGCTATGATCGGGACATGCGTTTCAAATGCATATTTCGCAATCGCAATGATATCGTCGCGTCCCTGCGGATACGCGATACAGAGCGGAGGAACCTGGTAGAGGCTGGCATCGCTGGAGTAAATGGACAACGTCACCGGATCGCATCGCACATCGCCTGCAATCAGGCTGGAGAGATCTTCTGCGATTCGTTGTTGTTGACGGTCCAAAGTAACTGACTCTCAGGTTGAAAAGATTCAAAAGCAGGCTGGAGGCTGTCCGTATTGTACGCGAAGGCGGGTTCAGGTTTGAATAGTCAATTCCCCGAAACGGGCTGGCCTCCCGTAATTCCAAAACTGCTGCGCAAGAACCCGCAGAATGCGAGCATTCCGCAAGCTCTCTGCAGAATTCCTCAAACCGGCAGCTTGACCAGTTCGACTCTGAACCGACGTTTCGACATTCCTGCAACGCCGTCAGTCGG contains:
- a CDS encoding anaerobic glycerol-3-phosphate dehydrogenase subunit C, with amino-acid sequence MDRQQQRIAEDLSSLIAGDVRCDPVTLSIYSSDASLYQVPPLCIAYPQGRDDIIAIAKYAFETHVPIIARGAGTGLVGDAIGTGIVIDCSRFMTGFELLNDNLVLVQPGVVHAQLNRYLKPLGLYFPPDPSNTEVTTVGSMLAIDAAGSRAIRVGSTRDHVNRLEVVLADGTCFDVGNESLSILNQPVAGSSTSLLSEPSPEVRGEQARRTILSKMSKLLTDNAQLIQEKQRSGIPNCSGYFLKGIRTRQHLNLARMLVGSEGTLGLFTSAILHVSPLPAHRGVALLLFGDLSSAIKAVQTIVHEQPSACDLLDRRLLSLARDADPRFAALISPAAEAALLVEQVGFSDSQVQQRLHNVTLAVKNINSRVVVAMETHQPDEVDFLWSLPQKVVPSLSRLPGESRPQPFVEDIAVPPERLNEFSQKAQKVFQRHEVTATFYAHAASGQIHLRPFLPALTEKNAPILEGIARDLYQTVFSVNGTISGEHGDGLARTAFLRSQYGDLYRVFREVKDIFDPHNLLNPGKIINDDPHVTIRNLRPVPEKFPELVDLQLNWTPQELQNEASRCNGCGSCRRQDDGSRMCPVFRIEPVEEASPRAKANLFRGLLSGAIHPNELSSQDTKRLADTCVNCKQCVLDCPSSVNIPQMAIEAKAAYVSANGLDHTDWILSRAHSFGPLGSTLSMAANWAINNSTARWVMEKMMGIHRHRKLPLFSRRSFLRSVPRRLTKRPRPGSDPDLVIFFVDYYANYHDPELAHALLAILQHNQIPVYIPPLQLASGMAMVSAGDLIAARSLAKENIQILSEFAREGHRIVCPEPASAICLKQEYPMLVPGEESEVIASQVLEAGAYLWERHEAGRLRTDFGRLSLELDYHTPCHIKALSTRSALKELLALIPELQVNTIEKGCSGMAGTYGLARETFETSKLIGQELIEHMKITNVHAGATECSSCKMQMEQESSIPTIHPIKLLALSYGLMPEIERSLQPQKKKLVVS